The Juglans regia cultivar Chandler chromosome 16, Walnut 2.0, whole genome shotgun sequence nucleotide sequence cttttagaaacttactaaaatcaaattttgagttaaaaagatgatgattttattaaaacctTAAGCTGAAATATTCGTTTTTATGTAAAatgtctatatattttttaataagattttttgaaaagacTTGTGAGTGTtagattttttgaattaatcttatttcctttttaaaaaaatttgtaagaaaatatttttaatcaaaagtaATTTCTTATTTAGAAAATTACTCACTTTGAATTTGAGAAAggcattttgttatttttaaattaactttacagatatctttttcaaaaaggaaTGTATcttaattttctgaaaataattgtcaaaattaataatttcataatttgacTGGTAATTTTAagggatttttttaatatatattttatttttaaaaagaatggaCCGAGTCAGGACCCAAAGAATTGACGAGCCAGGCCTCggaccttttcttttcttttcttttctttttcctaaatAATTGCACGTATCCTAATTTGGTCAATTAGGGTTCATATTTGGGTTTCAGCTAATTTCGGATTCGAATGATTTTCCAATCAGCTTCAAAATCATAGGCTTCTCATCTTTGGGCTCTCAATTCCCTAAGGCGCGCCCTCCGAAGGGAGCTCGCCTTTCCGAATCATGGCCCCATTCGCCAAATCCAGATCCTCTCTCATCGTCGTCATGATCACCTTAGTCTTCACCATCGCCTCCTTCCCCACCATCCGATCCGAGCACCACTCCTCGGCCATCCGATTACCATCCGAAGATGACGGAAATAACTGCGCCGGAGGATCCGTGCCTGCCTCCTGCCCCATCAAGTGCTTCCGGCCCGACCCAGTTTGTGGCGTCGACGGCGTCACCTACTGGTGCGGCTGCCCCGAAGCTCTGTGCGCCGGCGTCAAGGTCGCCAAGTTCGGATTCTGCGAGGTTGGCAATGGCGGGCCGGGCCCTCTCTCCGGCCAGGCCCTCCTTCTGGTCCATATCGTATGGCTGATTGTGCTCGGCTTTTCCGTCTTGTTCGGGCTTTTCTGAAGGGTTTTGGGCTCTTCAGGGACTTCATATCACGGATTGATTGCTcaggtttttctttttagtcATTTTTTTGTGAGAGTTCGTGGGTGAGAGGAGCGGTATTCGGTGCATATTTTTTTGTCTGTATGATAGAGGCACATATACGGCTATTGTTTGTCTTCTCCCCAATAttctttttgttatatataagcTCCATTCTTTTCTTTCGTGATGGATGTGGGTTTGATTTTCCTTCTGTGTTTCTTATTATTAAATTCGTAGGAGTTATTGAGATTATCAGAACGTTCTTATTATGGATTAACGGTGAAGGATTGAAGTTAATTGACCCAGTCTAAGATTGCTTTTTTGTTGGcaaaataaggaaaattatTAGTTTCCGGGAATGGAGTATTCTTAGTTCTATCCTATCTATTAGAGGAAACTACAGAGCATATTTTATGGGGCTGTCCTTCAGCTGCAGATGTATGGAACGTTTGTTCAAAGGCAATACAGAAATGTAGGTAGATGTTTCTTTGATGTTTTCTCACAATTGTTAACCAAATGTAGTGAAGAGGAGATGGCACTGATGATGGTAATCTGTAGGTTATGACATAATAGATTCATATTTGAAGGTGTTTTTCAGCATCCAAGTACGCTTGTTAAAATGGCAAGAGAGTTCCTTAAATATTTCCATAGAGCATTGCAAGAAGAACTGCGTAAGGGCCCTGACAGACAAACTACCCCACAAGGTGGTTTCCTCCAGAAGAAGGTTTTGTAAAGGTTACTTGGGATATTGCCTTGAATCAATGAACCAGGATGATGGTTGTAGGGATCATTATACGTGACAGTAAAGGAGAAGTTCTGGCCTCAAGACAGACTCCAAAGATATTTTATCCAGATCCAGTAGTGGCAGAAACTTGGGGTATTTATGCTGCAGTGGAATTTGCATCGGAGCTTTGTTTCTGCAGAGTAATTTTTGAAGGACATGCAAAGACTGGAAAGTGACTGTAAAATAGTTGCAGATTTGGTCACCTGGTGCGTGACTGTAAAATGCTCTTAACAAGAATGCAAGACTGGAAAGTGGTTCATGTCAAGAGAATAGCAAACCA carries:
- the LOC109007513 gene encoding uncharacterized protein LOC109007513, which translates into the protein MAPFAKSRSSLIVVMITLVFTIASFPTIRSEHHSSAIRLPSEDDGNNCAGGSVPASCPIKCFRPDPVCGVDGVTYWCGCPEALCAGVKVAKFGFCEVGNGGPGPLSGQALLLVHIVWLIVLGFSVLFGLF